CAGCGACTCTTCGAACGATGAGTAGCCGCTGTCCCTGGCTACGGCAATGGCCATGGCCACCTTGGTATTGGCTATGGTTCGAAAGGCCAGGCGTGCGGAAACAGAGCGTTCCATGAATCTCCGTGGGTATCGGCGTCGGAAGGAAAGCCGCCGTCAGTCCCGGCTCCTGTGGGGGCCGGCGACGCGACTAGTTCTTGATCTCCAGAGACATTAGCATCCGCTGGACGTTGGCGAATTCCGGGCTCTCATCAACGTACTGTGCGGCCTGGCCAAGGGTGTCAAAGGCCTTGGCGGGAGCCACCTTCTCGTCGGGCGCGAAAGCCTTGAGGGAGACCAGGTCTCCGAAGGACCAGTCACCTTTGCCGGCCAATCCGCGGACGATGTTCCGGAGTTCGCAGGCCTGGTTGTCTGCGCCGCCCACCACGTTGGTAATGCCGTAGGACCCGAAATACCGGTAGCCCTGGATCACCCGGAAGACCACGCGCGGCGGGATGGTTCCCTCTCCGCCCTGGGCGGAGACCTCCACGGGGAGGCTGCTGATCACCGTATAAGCCCGGCGTGAGCCTTCCGGACATTCAGTAGACGACGGCGGCAGTCCCGTGCGCAGGGCGGCCATGAATGTGCCGTCGGGCTTCTTCACTTCAATCTTCAGTGCGCCCGGCAGGGTGCCTTCCTCGGGCGCCACGGACTGGGCAATCCAGTCCTGCGGCAGCTCGAAATTTACGGTCTTGCCGGGGTCCGAGAAAGTCTTCCAGGCCGTTGCGGTGGCAGCAGGCTGCGGCCCGGACGGTTCGGTGGAGGCAGTGGCGGAAGCATCACCGGCAGCCGGTGCAGCCGGGCTCCCGGTACCGGATGTGTCCGGCTGCACTGTTGCACTGGGCTCTGCGGTTGTACCCGGCTGTGCGGTCCAGCCTGGACCGCTGTCCTGCTGGCCGGAGCAGCCCGCCAGGAGGATGGCGGCCGCCAGCAGTGATGCCCCGGACTGGAGTGTCGTCGATGCCTTGCCTCTCATGCAGCCAGCCTAGCGGCGCGGCCGGGCGGGGCCGGTGATCCGGCGGGTGTTTCCTGTCCCGCCCGGCGGGGACGAAACGGCGCACCGCGTGTGACGCCGTCGGACGGCTATACCTGCGCCGGGGACTAGGCTGGTGGCTATGGCGGAACAGTACGGCACGGCCGAAGAAAACCCTGCGGACATCTCCGCCGTCGATATTGCTGACTGGCGGCTGCGGACGTTTGCCCTGTATGACAACGTCCGGAAGCTTTCGCTGGAGGACCCGGCGGAGGCGCATTCCTACTGGCGGCACCAGCGGGACCTGATGTTCGCCACGCACCCGGCCTCCGCGCTCACCAGCGCAGACAAGGCACGCTTTTCGGGATTGAAGACGGCTGACTACGATCCCATTTACCGTTTCCATGTGCCGCTCACCAAGGAGGGTGCCGGCCGGGAAATGTCCGTGGACACGGGCACCGACGGCGTGGTCCATTTTGTCCGGCTGGGGACGTTCGACCTGCCGGAAATGGGACAGCTCGCGGTCTGGAAGCTCCACGGGTACGGCGGCGGGATCTTTGTGCCGTTCCGTGATGCGACCGCCGGCCAGCCGGGCGGAACCTACGGAGCCGGCAGGTATTTGCTCGACACCATCAAGGGCGCCTTCCACGGTGTCCAGGGCACCGGCCCCGGGTCCACCTTCGTCCTGGACTTCAACTTTGCCTACAACCCCTCGTGCGCCTACAACGAGGCCTGGGCCTGTCCGCTGCCGGGCCCGTCCAACAGGCTGGCCGTGGACATTCCGGTAGGCGAGCTTTACTGACCTCATGGCTGGCCTCCCCCGGCGACGAGGTAGCGTGCCGGGTCCATGCCATTGGCGGGCTGGTAAATCCGGTCAGGGAGTCGCCGTGGCCGGGGTGCCGGGCAGGACCCGGCCTGCCGTTGGAACCGGGTGAGGGACGGGCGGGTCCACACTAGCCCGTTCCCAGTGTCCTGACGCTTGCGACAGCCGTTGTGACGGCGCGGGCGGCCGACTCCAGGTCCTCGTTCGTCACCGACGTGTCGAAGCTGAACCGCACTGCTGTCTGCGCAACTTCAGCGGGAATCCCGAGGGCCGTCAGTACGGGTGACGGCGCATCGGAGCCCGCGGCGCAGGCCGAACCGCTTGAGCACACCACCCCCTGGCGCTCCAGTTCCAGGAGCACGGATTCGCCGCTCGTACCGGGGAAGCAGAACGATGCCACGGAAGGAAGCCGGTCCGCGGGGTGGCCCGTGAGGATGGCCCCGGGCACAGTGGACAGCACCGTGCTGATGAACGTGTCCCGGAGGGCCGCTACCCTCGCCTGCTGATCCCGCTGCCGGGCCTGGGCAAGCGCCAGGGCCGTGGCCAGGCCAACGGCGCCGGCCACGTTTTCCGTCCCGGACCGCCGGCCCCGTTCCTGGCCGCCCCCGTGAATGACCGGCTCAAGCCTGACCCGGCTGCGGACATACAGCAGGCCGCAACCCTTGGGCGCACCGAGCTTGTGGCCTGAAATACTCATGGCATCGACGCCAAGTGACTTGGTGTCGAGCGGCAGCCAGCCTGCAGCCTGGACTGCATCCGTGTGGAAGGCGATGCCCCGCTCCCGTGCCACGGCGGCCAACCGGGCGATGGGCTGGATGGTGCCCACCTCGTTGTTGGCATACATCACGCTGACCAGTGCCGTTTCCGGCCGAAGGACTTCGGCGAGCGCCTCCGGCGTGACCTGGGCGGTGCTGTCCACCGGAACCACGTCAACGGTGAAACCGTGGAAGCGCTCCAGGTACCGGGCTGATTCCTCCACCGCAGGATGTTCGACGGCGCTGATCACCACCCTGTTGAGTTTCGGATCCGCAGCCTGCCGCGCCAGGGCAACACCCTTGACGGCCAGGTTGTCCGCTTCCGTACCACCAGAGGTGAACGTCACCTCGCCGGGCCGGCAGCCCAGGACGGCAGCTGCCGAGGCCCGGGCATCCGCGAGCGCCCGCGCGGCCGACTCGCCAAGGCTGTGGTGGCTTGAGGGGTTTCCAAATTCGCCCGTGAGATAGGGCCACATGGCATCCAGCACCTCACGGCGGACGGGGGTGGTGGCGGCGGCATCAAGGAAGATCACGGTGCTTCACCCCACGGTCAATTCGACATCCAGGCCAAGGTCCAGGGCGGCCACCGTGTGCGTGAGGGCGCCGATGGAGATGACGTCCACCCCTGTGGCGGCTATCGCTGCGACGGTTTCCAGGTTGACGTTACCGCTCGCTTCCACCCGTGCCCGTCCTGCAACCAGGGCTACACCGGCTTTCAGCTCCTCCACCGTGAAATTGTCCAGCATGATGGTGTCCACGCCGGCCGCCAGGACGTGTTCGATCTGGTCCATGCTGTCCACTTCCACTTCGAAGTGTGTGGTGTGCCCCAACTGGGCCTTGGCCGCCAGCAGGAGTTCCGTGAGTCTGGCCGGATCTCCGCCGGTCATCACGGCCAGGTGGTTGTCCTTGGCGAGCACGGCGTCGGAGAGGCTGTAGCGGTGGTTGGCCCCGCCCCCGCAGCGCACGGCGAACCGTTCCAGGACGCGCAGTCCGGGGGTTGTCTTGCGGGTGTCGGTAATCCGCGCGGGGGTTCCCTCGGTGAGCTGCACGAACGCGGCTGTTTTGGTGGCGATGGCGGACATCCGCTGGACCAGGTTGAGCGCAACCCGTTCGGCAAGCAGCACCGACCGCGCCCGTCCGCTGACCCGTGCAAGGCGAGTGCCGGCGCCGAACCTCCCGCCGTCCGCCACCAGCAACTCGACGGAGGTGCCGGGGTCCACCAGCTGCATGGCGTCCCGGAACACTGTTGCCCCGCTCAGGACGCCGGGGACACGCGCGTTCAGCACAGCGTTGGCGCGGGCGTCCGCCGGGATCAGCAGCTGCGAGGTGATGTCGCCGGCAGGCGCGTCCTCGGCGAAGGCGCGTTCGAGGATCTCCCGGACGGGCGCTGACGGCAGCGTCAGATCGAGTCCCGGGCCTTTGCCGGTCACTGGTTCGATCAAGGAGTGTTCAGTCACGGACAAGGCTCGCTTTCGGGGTGGTCGGGCAGGAATCTTCCAGTACTTCGACGTCAGTATCGGCAGGGTTTCCGGGCAGGTCATTATCGCTGCGGTAGTGGGCGCCAAGGGAACCGCGGCGCCGGCG
The window above is part of the Pseudarthrobacter sp. NS4 genome. Proteins encoded here:
- a CDS encoding DUF1684 domain-containing protein, translated to MAEQYGTAEENPADISAVDIADWRLRTFALYDNVRKLSLEDPAEAHSYWRHQRDLMFATHPASALTSADKARFSGLKTADYDPIYRFHVPLTKEGAGREMSVDTGTDGVVHFVRLGTFDLPEMGQLAVWKLHGYGGGIFVPFRDATAGQPGGTYGAGRYLLDTIKGAFHGVQGTGPGSTFVLDFNFAYNPSCAYNEAWACPLPGPSNRLAVDIPVGELY
- a CDS encoding cysteine desulfurase family protein, with the translated sequence MIFLDAAATTPVRREVLDAMWPYLTGEFGNPSSHHSLGESAARALADARASAAAVLGCRPGEVTFTSGGTEADNLAVKGVALARQAADPKLNRVVISAVEHPAVEESARYLERFHGFTVDVVPVDSTAQVTPEALAEVLRPETALVSVMYANNEVGTIQPIARLAAVARERGIAFHTDAVQAAGWLPLDTKSLGVDAMSISGHKLGAPKGCGLLYVRSRVRLEPVIHGGGQERGRRSGTENVAGAVGLATALALAQARQRDQQARVAALRDTFISTVLSTVPGAILTGHPADRLPSVASFCFPGTSGESVLLELERQGVVCSSGSACAAGSDAPSPVLTALGIPAEVAQTAVRFSFDTSVTNEDLESAARAVTTAVASVRTLGTG
- the nadC gene encoding carboxylating nicotinate-nucleotide diphosphorylase; the protein is MTEHSLIEPVTGKGPGLDLTLPSAPVREILERAFAEDAPAGDITSQLLIPADARANAVLNARVPGVLSGATVFRDAMQLVDPGTSVELLVADGGRFGAGTRLARVSGRARSVLLAERVALNLVQRMSAIATKTAAFVQLTEGTPARITDTRKTTPGLRVLERFAVRCGGGANHRYSLSDAVLAKDNHLAVMTGGDPARLTELLLAAKAQLGHTTHFEVEVDSMDQIEHVLAAGVDTIMLDNFTVEELKAGVALVAGRARVEASGNVNLETVAAIAATGVDVISIGALTHTVAALDLGLDVELTVG